In Lineus longissimus chromosome 9, tnLinLong1.2, whole genome shotgun sequence, one genomic interval encodes:
- the LOC135493821 gene encoding uncharacterized protein LOC135493821, producing MKYSVSMIGLLFAVFAQSQAYRVHHVNFERDSNRYSMTRQRERGGLVRMDIPKHGNMDRAVILHDIERNLTIYKDLSVGACFVTPLVQTILHSRGLLLRYQTQDDNSEKFDFIIFPHGAQIKNLENEAGPTVAELCEGYPTWYAQITRRSGGADNQGRRQKRWSWSASSAISINRDGSIERCFKTDHGDSAATECVAGNASSQASSSSNSTDTTPDNDEEEQKTGVWGFIKSLFGRSKRSLSRQKRWSFSSSSSVSVGADGKVHRCSQTNAGESSSSGCASGGSFSSASATSENETETEPEKNEEKGQSFWDWLTGRRKRSLSRQKRWSFSSSSSVSVGADGKVHRCSQTNVGESSSSGCSSGGSSSSASASSGNETEIEKNKEEGQSFWDWLFGRK from the exons ATGAAGTACTCTGTGTCCATGATTGGACTGCTTTTTGCCGTCTTCGCCCAGTCTCAAGCCTACCGTGTCCATCATGTCAACTTTGAGAGGGACAGCAATCGCTATTCCATGACAAGACAGAGGGAGAGAGGTGGGCTCGTCAGGATGGACATTCCGAAGCATGGTAACATGGACAGAGCGGTTATCCTTCATGATATAGAGAGG AACTTGACAATCTACAAAGATCTTTCCGTTGGTGCGTGTTTCGTCACGCCCTTAGTGCAGACGATCTTGCACTCACGTGGTCTCCTCCTGCGATACCAAACACAAGACGACAACTCAGAAAAATtcgatttcattattttcccaCACGGTGCCCAAATCAAGAACTTGGAGAATGAGGCCGGTCCGACAGTTGCCGAATTGTGCGAGGGGTACCCAACCTGGTACGCCCAGATCACCAGGCGTTCAGGAGGTGCAGACAATCAAGGCAGACGACAGAAGCGTTGGAGTTGGTCTGCAAGTTCTGCAATCTCCATCAACCGGGACGGAAGTATCGAGCGCTGTTTCAAGACTGACCATGGAGACTCTGCTGCTACAGAATGTGTTGCAGGCAACGCGTCAAGCCAGGCCAGTAGCAGCTCGAATTCGACGGACACCACACCGGATAATGATGAAGAGGAACAGAAAACGGGTGTTTGGGGGTTCATCAAATCTCTTTTCGGAAG GAGCAAAAGAAGCCTCTCCAGACAGAAGAGATGGAGTTTCTCCTCCAGTTCGTCCGTGTCCGTAGGAGCAGACGGCAAGGTTCACCGCTGTTCTCAAACCAATGCCGGTGAGAGTTCCTCCTCTGGGTGTGCCAGCGGTGGCTCGTTCAGCAGCGCGAGCGCTACCAGTGAGAATGAGACGGAGACGGAGCCTGAGAAGAACGAGGAGAAGGGCCAGTCCTTCTGGGATTGGTTGACCGGCAG GCGTAAAAGAAGCCTCTCCAGACAGAAGAGATGGAGTTTCTCCTCCAGTTCGTCTGTGTCCGTAGGGGCAGACGGCAAGGTTCACCGCTGTTCTCAAACCAATGTCGGTGAGAGTTCCTCCTCTGGGTGTTCCAGCGGTGGCTCATCCAGCAGCGCGAGCGCCTCCAGTGGAAATGAGACGGAGATTGAAAAGAATAAGGAGGAGGGACAGTCCTTCTGGGATTGGTTGTTCGGCAG AAAATAA
- the LOC135493961 gene encoding uncharacterized protein LOC135493961, with protein sequence MILTVGIRLEKRQQPSFKCDSNPQTSTMTKPPALRPLRSSAEPVFVTEVPMTARAPGTRVSFTRSREERKKLVDVVHNPKLNGRDLCQREIVNAELLNFKFWGTLRESRTEVKNTLPSIKTIEKEKLAIDFARNKRTNPEGVAYKEFYNEFYDNKYGY encoded by the exons ATGATATTGACAGTTGGAATACGATTGGAAAAGCGTCAGCAACCAAG tttcaaatgTGATAGCAACCCCCAAACAAGCACAATGACGAAGCCCCCGGCGCTCAGACCGCTCCGCTCCTCGGCCGAGCCTGTTTTTGTAACGGAGGTGCCCATGACAGCTCGGGCTCCTGGTACACGGGTGTCGTTCACTAGGTCCAGGGAGGAGAGAAAAAAG TTGGTCGACGTTGTGCACAACCCGAAGCTGAACGGTCGCGATCTGTGCCAAAGGGAGATAGTCAATGCGGAATTACTCAACTTCAAATTCTGGGGCACTTTGAGAGAGTCAAGGACGGAGGTAAAAAACACACTGCCTAGCATTAAAA CGATAGAAAAAGAAAAACTGGCCATAGATTTCGCCCGAAATAAAAGAACCAACCCCGAGGGTGTGGCCTACAAGGAGTTTTATAACGAATTCTATGACAACAAATACGGCTACTAG
- the LOC135493603 gene encoding protein Jade-3-like — translation MAFRSKKGKQDDYDAGRSKKRRGSESEDEDSRRLATASPCVSKLQGMETTGTSRPSGHDHNKPAELFRKDLISAMKLPDTEPLTSDDFYLIADSWRQEWEKGVQVPVNEETFNVPVVRTITEPSSSGDFKLPQGKMFHAVPDENYNKAVHYLTGMQQLADEVVRYDLDDLDVCWLRRINEERITMGDIEIHEWIMERVMEEFETRCHENMQQIIKTSEGLGIEYDENVICDVCRSPDSEDLNEMVFCDQCDICVHQACYGIQKIPEGSWLCRTCALGIQPQCILCPTSGGAMKGTRSGTKWTHVSCALWIPEVSIGCVEKMEPITKISNIPSSRWALVCTLCRERVGACIQCSVKTCKIAFHVTCAFQNNLEMKTILDGDEEDVKLKAYCPKHTKKFKEGLTGDSIVDISLSPRKEYTQEEKDTMRQQKIIQLQDEFYTCVKAPEVAAKLQLEEEAVDVMYQYWKLKRKVNFNRPLLTPKTEEADLLSKQQEDSLVARMKMFVHLRQDLERVRNLCYMVSRREKFRRSLYRMKEEIFYKQVEVVDNEVLTPKELQTVIQANHGEDIYDRPQHVLKMSRGVFDDSQESDHQSGDNDSMKSGHSPSKLSRFKFGIHKDRYAHLRKKNRGLMNLNRDKLGVSLSSALGVSLSSALGSSKDLERVMPCVAESVHSETDTIKDSDDVKSLDSNNSQTRRRSQRGSLDIKREAIDRTDGSNVMKAAEVENQPHVRTRTKIRNNGSLVDKILKEDRNGIIKAEFTSSSESEDVESPWPSFAITRKDSDSSFHSKSSINGVKKCYNRLSLKSRLNDHNHRRTVNGLPEKGHIKKIDDYFKLAGPSELKFCSADGSGDQSMRISPVKPTESLLKGGPNSPHKEIEKKELCESFIAGHTSPLAGYRIPRKSSSSSRKVSSPIHIATDLNLITINSPETRGAKKKLIAEIESAATDRIFERIDDDISISRSSRDTTPDKETLTRRTIKRDLMVSDFNDLHNVHRKLRKRTSSSKPASECTRSDVGSVDFENENNLNSECSATESETSGPMIRRKSRRLGPLTDEESVDSLQSSRQSSQSRETRSRLWSMQS, via the exons ATGGCCTTTAGATCAAAAAAAGGAAAGCAAGATGACTATG ATGCTGGCCGATCAAAGAAACGACGTGGTAGTGAAAGTGAGGATGAAGACAGCCGGAGATTAGCAACAGCATCTCCGTGTGTGAGCAAGCTGCAGGGAATGGAGACAACCGGGACCTCGAGGCCATCCGGTCATGATCACAACAAGCCAGCTGAG TTGTTTCGCAAAGATTTGATCAGTGCCATGAAGCTTCCTGATACCGAACCACTGACCTCTGATGATTTTTATCTGATTGCGGATTCATGGCGACAGGAATGGGAAAAGGGCGTTCAAGTCCCTGTCAACGAAGAAACTTTTAATGTTCCTGTTGTCAG GACAATAACAGAGCCATCATCTTCTGGTGATTTTAAACTACC GCAAGGCAAGATGTTCCATGCCGTGCCGGACGAAAACTACAACAAGGCGGTGCACTATCTGACTGGCATGCAACAACTTGCCGATGAGGTGGTGCGATATGACCTTGATGACTTGGACGTCTGCTGGCTTCGGAGGATAAACGAAGAAAGGATCACGATGGGTGATATTGAGATCCATGAGTGGATCATGGAGAGGGTGATGGAGGAGTTTGAAACACGG TGCCATGAAAACATGCAGCAGATCATCAAAACGTCGGAGGGTCTCGGCATTGAGTATGATGAAAATGTCATATGTGACGTCTGTCGATCT CCTGACAGTGAGGACTTGAACGAGATGGTGTTCTGCGATCAATGTGATATTTGCGTGCATCAGGCATGCTATGGTATTCAAAAGATTCCCGAAGGGAGCTGGTTGTGTCGGACATGTGCGCTTGGTATCCAGCCACAGTGTATTCTATGTCCGACCAGCGGTGGTGCTATGAAAGGGACGAGGAGCGGCACGAAATGGACTCACGTGAGCTGTGCGCTGTGGATCCCTGAGGTCAGCATTGGGTGCGTGGAGAAAATGGAGCCGATTACTAAGATCTCTAATATTCCA TCGAGTCGATGGGCCCTGGTGTGCACCCTGTGTCGTGAGAGAGTCGGAGCCTGCATCCAGTGTTCAGTCAAGACGTGTAAAATTGCATTTCATGTAACTTGTGCATTCCAAAATAACCTCGAGATGAAAACGATACTGGACGGAGATGAGGAGGATGTGAAACTCAAG GCATATTGTCCAAAACATACCAAGAAGTTCAAGGAGGGCCTGACGGGTGATTCTATAGTTGATATATCATTGTCACCTCGGAAAGAATACACACAGGAAGAGAAGGACACCATGCGACAGCAAAA GATCATACAGCTGCAGGATGAGTTCTATACGTGTGTCAAGGCTCCCGAGGTTGCTGCTAAACTCCAGTTGGAGGAGGAGGCTGTTGATGTCATGTATCAGTACTGGAAACTCAAGAGAAAG GTGAATTTCAACCGACCTTTGCTGACACCAAAGACAGAGGAAGCCGATCTGTTATCAAAACAACAGGAGGACAGTCTGGTGGCGAGGATGAAGATGTTTGTACATCTGAGACAAGACCTCGAGAGG GTGCGTAACTTGTGTTATATGGTAAGCCGCCGAGAGAAATTCCGTCGCTCCCTGTATCGAATGAAGGAGGAGATCTTCTACAAACAGGTGGAGGTCGTGGACAATGAGGTGCTAACCCCGAAAGAGCTTCAGACTGTGATCCAAGCTAACCATGGCGAAGACATTTATGATAGACCACAGCATGTTCTGAAAATGAGCCGTGGAGTATTCGATGATTCGCAAGAGAGTGATCATCAATCGGGTGACAATGATTCGATGAAATCTGGTCACAGTCCTTCAAAACTGAGCCGCTTCAAATTTGGTATCCATAAAGATCGGTATGCCCATTTGAGGAAAAAGAACCGTGGGCTAATGAATCTGAATCGGGACAAGCTGGGTGTATCGCTGAGTTCAGCCCTGGGTGTATCGCTGAGTTCAGCACTTGGTTCATCCAAAGACTTGGAGCGTGTTATGCCTTGCGTTGCGGAAAGTGTTCACAGTGAGACGGATACAATCAAAGACTCGGACGATGTTAAATCTTTAGATTCAAATAACTCCCAAACACGGCGGAGGAGCCAGCGGGGTTCACTTGATATCAAACGAGAGGCAATCGACAGGACTGATGGTAGTAATGTTATGAAGGCAGCTGAAGTTGAAAATCAGCCTCATGTTAGGACTAGGACAAAAATAAGAAACAATGGCAGTCTTGTTGATAAAATTCTCAAGGAGGACCGAAATGGGATTATAAAAGCTGAATTCACTTCAAGTTCTGAAAGTGAGGACGTTGAAAGTCCCTGGCCAAGTTTTGCCATAACAAGGAAGGACAGTGacagtagtttccattcaaaatCTAGCATCAATGGGGTAAAGAAATGTTATAATCGCTTGAGCTTGAAATCGCGTTTGAATGATCACAACCACCGCCGTACCGTGAACGGCTTGCCAGAAAAGGGTCATATCAAGAAAATTGATGACTACTTCAAACTTGCTGGTCCTAGTGAGTTGAAATTTTGTTCAGCTGACGGTAGCGGGGATCAGAGTATGAGAATCTCGCCAGTCAAACCGACGGAATCTTTGCTAAAGGGCGGTCCGAATTCGCCGCACAAAGAAATCGAGAAGAAGGAGTTGTGTGAATCGTTCATAGCGGGGCATACAAGCCCGTTAGCTGGCTACAGAATACCCAGAAAAAGTAGTTCCAGCAGTCGCAAAGTTTCGAGTCCGATACACATTGCTACAGATCTGAACCTTATAACTATCAACAGTCCAGAAACCCGCGGTGCCAAAAAGAAACTTATTGCGGAAATAGAGAGTGCGGCAACTGATCGGATATTCGAACGGATCGATGATGACATCAGTATCAGTCGATCTAGTCGTGACACTACACCGGATAAAGAAACATTGACACGTCGAACAATCAAACGAGACCTGATGGTCTCTGATTTTAACGACTTACATAATGTACATCGTAAGTTACGAAAACGGACGTCCAGTTCAAAGCCTGCGTCCGAGTGTACCAGATCGGATGTTGGGTCTGTTGATTTTGAgaatgaaaacaatttgaatAGTGAATGTTCTGCTACGGAGAGTGAGACATCTGGTCCAATGATTCGGCGTAAAAGTCGTCGACTTGGACCGCTCACTGATGAGGAGTCTGTCGACAGTCTGCAGTCGTCGCGACAGAGCTCGCAGTCAAGGGAAACACGATCACGCTTGTGGAGCATGCAGAGCTAG